tcaattcttacaatctttgcgtctccttagctctgactgcgagttcaaagatgttaaagcagTGGCTTATAGGGACGAATACATTAGagcagggctgccaccacttagaaaacaatatccttgattgaaatgtgaaatatcctgtaatatccttgttatgaatataaaatatcctgtaaaatcctgtacattaaaaaatacaaaaaaaaatgcaatttttatgaaaattactctatcataatgtacgtaactatacttcaatcaaaacaatccaatttttaacactttatacaagtatttacacacacacacacacacacgtagcctacacttcaccactggcagtatttgaatatcactttttcagatgtttagccctattcctcatttcttctgttggctggaattctgccatattcttcctagaagagatatgcaacaaagcatttagcattggcgattcaaggcatgacctgtgcgctgtcttgataaggttgagcttactaaatatcctttccacccctgcattgctgtgtggaagaataagcattgcctttgcaagtttacaaaacagtggaaaacatgttttcccattaatttcatactgtgacactttatgccaggcctgccaccaaattaggttcctaaatcctctttacagcatttaaaaatcttgtaaaatttatagccgtaattgacataatttatttttcgcggtaattttaaatttacattgcattccaaaacataatttaaaaaaaaatcaaatgaatgtaaaaaaaatttttaagatttgccacttacattacaaaactaatagttggtaaaacaataaaatgaaaagtaggtaatttaaaaatttctcttcagtataggctttggtgcttttcttatttacaaactataaatacatccatacaactgaagttatttacaagtttaaaaaaaacaaatgtatttcacatcattaactagctactttttcatgttctgtgctcttttccgcatctcgtcagtgggcttgaagttctcattctgcaatgcaacagcgcatttaacattggtgattccattgacgatctgtgaacagttttaaccatcttgagattgctgaaaaccctttccacagcagattttctccagttgcagcaccactcaaagccattactttgtacagatgagtttcaacaatcttagatggaaagaaccttgctaacactacaacctgcctagtgactgtaacatcagttgattcatcaCTCATCtgtgtgaaaaattgtgttttcattgcataggtaacataatctgcagctgatgaacccaaagattgaataattatctggctagttttagtgcgagaacaattaaagtttcttgcgatttcactatctggaaacatttgcgggacaagtttcgtgaaattatcactgagtttcacagataaattgttttcacaaacgaagttcgcccataacagttccgcataaattattttgtttggtttggttacaaaactcgtcaaaaaacaactctgatcagcagctcgttggtttttcgcatgaacttgcatcttcaagccgccctttgtcacgttcagttccgagttgcaagtcgaacaaatggcggaaaattccgttttgccacgcctcaaccatttcaattcttgctcccattctttacgataacgctgtttataaagtgacctaTCTGGCAAAGCCTTtcgttttttctccatcacaatcagctaaAACCAAACCTCTGTGccaaaactactacttaaatcacgtaagaagtttgtaaacaaatgccgcaccttctaaaacattgtaatggcaaaaaataccaatgtttactgacgccatgacacttcttagcgtttaactcaacaaacaaaaaacatttcccccgaaaccatagatattgtacttcatgaaacaatatgtgggagtatatgtttttggtttgtggttaaacgattgaaagttccatggcgctacaccTAATGTGAGTGTTTTctttactgttggatgcttgtatAGTTTGGcaacttcaaataggtagttgaatgtaaatatttacatgaacgaaattcaaatatgaaaatattggcgaagcgtcgtaaatatccgtgaatgtcgccgtttatccgttagtccgttttaagcttcaaatatccgtgaaaacggataaaatccgtaaaaacggcaggcctgcattagagatgcatttataaaaggtctctcatcgaacagtatccgacaacgtttgttagaaaacgcaactcttagcctggatgaagcatttgcaaaagcacgatcattagaatcagctcatataatttctgaatcctatattcctagccagacacctttagcctcaactgagccggttcagcaaccaaattctcctgtaaccacagccagcagtagtcagaaatgtttcttctgtgggttccctcgtcatcctcgttcttcctgtccagcgcgagaagctacatgcaaactctgtggtaagaaaggccattatgcaaaagtctgtaggtcaattaagcccaaagatcgtactgccgccttacctgactctcctcaagacacagatgacttctcaactgttgcttgtcttcctgctaagtctctggttttccctactaaccaatctaatcgtaatcgtaagaccaaaccaacatcttccaaaacatcagctgcttctccaactagcctttccaaaaccattgtcaaactgaaagtaaatggttttccagctgaagggctaatagacacggggagttcgcagagttacataaatgatggttttgtctccaaacataaattaaaacaatatcctacgtcatctgaagtagctatggcatcgtcctctttggccatgcctataaaagcttattgttccgtagatttacaaatctcggacaatatatacagaaaaacaaagcttaacgttctaaacaactgttgcgcagatgttatattagggtacgatatctttaagcagcattccactctgtcgatagtttttggtggtaataaacctgaactgcaaatcagtagcttagcatgtgccaaagtcggtccggccaccctcttcgaacacttaacaccaaattgtagacctatcgcgatcaagtccagacgacactcaaacgaagacgaaaaatacattcaatcccacatagaaaaacttctctctgacggtgtcattgaagaaagcaactcaccttggagggcgcaggtactagtcgtgagtggaacacatcgaaaacgtatggtcgtcgactattctcagactataaaccgatacacgatgttagacgcttacccaatcccttccatagagaaaatagtttccgatgtagctaaatataatatccacagcacaatagatctcaagagcgcatattatcaaataccaataagggtCGAAGACaggcaattcaaacgtataccaatgggcgtcaccaatggagtgtctgcgttccagaggaagatggacgagatcaagaccaaagaaagactacaaggagttgacatctacttggacgatgtgacggtgagcggaaaagaccgatctgaacacgactccaatctacgaaaattttttagacgtctgcaagaaatataatttaaccatcaatcaagaaaaatcccatttcaatttgaagtctcttaagctcctcggttatctcatcgaaaacaatatactcaaaccagatcctgacagacttaagccactgattgatttccctatccctagaaacaaagtatccttgcaacgagcactagggatgttcgcttattattctaaatggattccaaaattttcagaaaaaatacgtagattagtgaactgtaaagtatttcctatggcccctgaactaatccaagacttcaacaatttacggaactgcgtagttaaatccttcgtcgtagacgtagaggaagacatcccattctgcgtcgaaacagatgcctctgacgtcgccatcgccgccactctgactcaaaacaagagaccagtagccttcttctcgagaaccctcactaagagcgaacaacaccattcagctgtcgagaaggaagcttatgcgatcattgaagcccttcggaagtggaggcattacttgataggaagaaagtttcaacttataaccgaccagaagtctatttcttacatgtttaacattcggcatcctggtaaaatcaagaacgaaaaatttacaagatggcggttagaacttgctccttacaactatgacatcatctacagaccggggaaggagaacgtggcggctgacgctctctctaggacttgcggctcgctccataccttcgacagacttgtccactaccacaaggctttgtgtcacccagggatcacccggatggctcactgggtgaagaatcagaaccttccctactccatcgacgagatacgccgagtcacgtcttcctgcagaacatgctccgaaatcaaacctcgctttcacaacaagcggagcaccctcatcaaggccaccgcacccttcgaacggctcagcgttgattttaagggaccattaccatccaacactcctcggaaatatctgttaacggtagttgacgagtactccaggttcccttttgccatcccttgcaacgacctatcctccacaaccgtcattcaagcactaaatcagatctttacactcttcggatatccttcatacattcacacagacagaggcacatcctttatatccagagaacttcaatcattcctacattccaatggagttgctactagtcgtactacaccatacaatccgtgtggaaatggccaagtagaatgttacaatgggataatatggagaactgtatcgctggcgctgaaaacgaagggactcgtgataacgcagtgggagaaggtgttacctgaagcgttgcactccatccgcacactgctctgtactgctactaacgctacaccccacgaacgtatgttctaccataagagaagggccagttctggagttactcttccttcgtggcttactacaccagggaaaattctaatgaagaatcacgtccgtcagagtaaatatgatcccctggtgcaagaagtaactctgcttgaggcgaaccctgactatgctctggttcaacttccagatggtaaggagacaacagtcaacctcaggcatcttgctcctgcaggggatattgtcaacaatgaacctaacttagaagacgtgaattttccaaacctcgctgatgatcctaatcaacacactgaagcatctgaagacacccagctgaacctcactccagaagattcacctgagaagaacatgaatgatcaagacctacctcaagtgaacccaatttggactccacccagatctcctcccagacctcaacctccactccggagatcttcccgcaccactagaccttctgaatatctcaaggactatgtccttaaatgaagagggggcgaatgtggtgaagtgttttcagaattttccttttttttttctttttcagacagCACCAAGGATGAGTGACCAAAATTTCTAAAAGGGTGCGCCACCGTTGGGTgaccagaattactctatggagtatatttcctaaaatgccaaaatCTCTGATGTAAAATGTGTTATAGTTGGGCGCCtataaaactctataaagtactagtgttgtgattgtgtatgtagcacaactactaacctctacagaatattaaataaaatatgtcttaTTACGttggtaatgaaaataaattattctcaggtTGTATGTACTAGTGTAGTTTGACTCTGTGtgaatattagaaaataaaatgtcgtagattttcttagcagtatgtctccttctctttgatGTAAGTATTCtcaccttaaaatcaacaaatataatgactaaaacaatatttcttaactggtagtgtgtttaaaagcattaacttctctatgactgctgatctcagtgtaataaaaattaattattcttttcaagacagccaaagctaaataattctttctctctggtttaacatacacatgatatgcaaGTATGAtaatcaatcggaaaaataaaagatataatgaaaatttaactttttactagggtcaaaagtatagttgtatgggtgacaatactcttttgcaacatattcaaatgtaacatgaaaagtgacagagtcaatgattagcgagCAACATCTAAACACCTTTGGgacaattattcatatttaaataggtttttcattaaacaaaatttcaacatcagttatacttaaatgtctttaggaattaattacgttttacgtaattgaatcactgaatagtggtttggttatcagtcaatattttaaatcttattgAACACATTTtacctggcaaattagtcttttttgTTGCTACTAGCTCAGTTTCTTTCGGTAGATCAATatatctcaagacttctggacctggggctattctttaaacattcaagacaattaatgactttaacagacttTAACTTCGAtctcgtacatattactgatcaatgtaagttcaccaggtccagtatgtacaagctacaagtctttaagtAGTTAAGTCGTATTAAGTtggttttgcgagtttcaaattaggtcttgatcgtaaacatcatggtttaagatatcttgccattagaaTAGGACAGGTaccttctcgctgttcttgttaattcggggatggggcagacaaacctcgtcgcgtcgttacaagaccaagaggctgtggaaaacctcccTGAACCtcagtctctcctccgatgtcgctggttgggtctccgtctcgatgcacctcctctcgtgctgctggtactcccgcaggactggcgtcggtcacctggagttgTCTAGAAGGCTGATGCcttccggtacaccgtctacgatgccgtctacagccgttgaactccttccatctcgaagattgatagtcgttTACTTTTTCTTCTTAATTAGTCGTTGATCTAGTTCTATTTAGGCTATTAGTCAAAAacctatcgtcgtcgtcgattctttagtagagctccgaacatcggtaactatCTCTTCTTCATTGCGTAGTTCCGGGCATTTCTTACAAAATCATCATTTTCACGTATATtatagctattcagtcgtcgttccaatgttttacgtgatattcttatattcatttatgactaaatcacggagctctctctctctaatcattctcccatgatagtagaatagaaactcaagttccaatttttTCTTTAAGCAGTTAAAGTTTTCTGTATTGAACACACTCCGAAATCTCACTGGAAATtactaaattgtttaaataaaatacatgcgcAGTCAAGCGTCCAATAACATATTCTCTTTACTCAgtcatgacccaaaaacaatattaaaatgtgtaagctcatttcctattcgtcgccgtttaacaaatgtttgcaaagacatttcataaaattagtacttagataaaacaagataaaacataaaaaaattaaagagtaaaacaaaattgacctgaccatagagaaacaatacttgtaaatataattcataacagggctaagacaaagtcatagaggtaagaagtaaaaataataaacataaaattcctttctattgagggcttctcaaatacctctatagtggtgatattggttttaacctcttagcaacctctttgcatgaacattgtttaaccttcaatattacctcttattcaaatctatgtattaattcatgtaaatatctaagtcatgttttgtgcttaataa
This DNA window, taken from Bacillus rossius redtenbacheri isolate Brsri chromosome 3, Brsri_v3, whole genome shotgun sequence, encodes the following:
- the LOC134531237 gene encoding uncharacterized protein LOC134531237 isoform X1 — translated: MFAYYSKWIPKFSEKIRRLVNCKVFPMAPELIQDFNNLRNCVVKSFVVDVEEDIPFCVETDASDVAIAATLTQNKRPVAFFSRTLTKSEQHHSAVEKEAYAIIEALRKWRHYLIGRKFQLITDQKSISYMFNIRHPGKIKNEKFTRWRLELAPYNYDIIYRPGKENVAADALSRTCGSLHTFDRLVHYHKALCHPGITRMAHWVKNQNLPYSIDEIRRVTSSCRTCSEIKPRFHNKRSTLIKATAPFERLSVDFKGPLPSNTPRKYLLTVVDEYSRFPFAIPCNDLSSTTVIQALNQIFTLFGYPSYIHTDRGTSFISRELQSFLHSNGVATSRTTPYNPCGNGQVECYNGIIWRTVSLALKTKGLVITQWEKVLPEALHSIRTLLCTATNATPHERMFYHKRRASSGVTLPSWLTTPGKILMKNHVRQSKYDPLVQEVTLLEANPDYALVQLPDGKETTVNLRHLAPAGDIVNNEPNLEDVNFPNLADDPNQHTEASEDTQLNLTPEDSPEKNMNDQDLPQVNPIWTPPRSPPRPQPPLRRSSRTTRPSEYLKDYVLK